ACTCTCTCGAGTTTTGTAAAATACTATAAAGCATAATCCAAGGTTATTAGAGCTCCATAAACTTTTGTCAAAAGCCAAGAGATAGAGGCAACCTCCTGCTTCTTACAAGACATCTTTCATGTAAGCAACATAGATTCCtgatggtctttttttttagcCATAATCTTAATCGCCTGTTTTGAtgatcttttgttgtttttgtgatGGGTTTCTGTGATTAATAagggtcttcttctttttttaccttttttatgtggatctttattttttgtggaaATCTGAAGGGTTTTGGTTGTAGATATTTGTGGGTTTTGAATGCTTTTTGTGGTTTTGTGATCAGTATTTGTGAAAGATATGGCTTCTTCAAAGGTTTACTTATTTGATGAGATTTCCAAGCACAACAAAACCAAGGATTGCTGGCTTATTATCTCTGGCAAGGTCAGATCTCCTTCTCAAAGTTTCATTTTTTGTACCTTTTGAGATTAAGAAGGGAAattctgtttggttgctgagaaaatttTGTGTGAGATTGCAAGATGGGAACTTTGACCTTTTGTTTTGcctctttggatttttttcttaattgaaaattaaatctttaCCATTGCTATCGTTTCTTTTGCATGATTAAAgagttgaaagtttatttttatgcttataATTGCAAAGTCTGTACCTTTATTATGCTTTATGAACCAAGTGCCGCCTCTTCTGTGGAAGGAAAAATTACTGGCTATGTTTGGCTGCGCGGTTTTACCTGGATTCGTCAAAATAAGAAACTaaaaatttcttgaattttttttttatgtttaatgtcGTTTTTATGtctgtcaaaaataatttgaaaaaaatataaaaatatattatttttgatgcattccagaatgaaaaatattttgaaaagcaaccgtcatcacactctcaaacacaatCTTAAACATACCAAAGCAATGCTCCAGTGCGCGCTCATCGCATGGTTTGTATAAACCTTGGATCCCATATTTATTTGTGAAGTGTGTAACAGAATAATTCCCTTATGGAAGGGGTAAAGAGGAAGGCCTTGAGAAGCTAACATGCATTATATTTGGCAAAATCACTTTGATAGGTCTTCTATGATGATTTTGGAAGAGTAACGCCCGTACATAATACACATGGTCATTCACCTTGTTTTTAATATCTGTCAGTGCAATATCTGATTGCTTAGTGATACACTGATAATTTATCTCTTGCATGGAAAACTGGAGTTATGGTAGTTACTCTTTGCAGCAGGGTGTGAACTGCCCGCACTACTCTTTTtcattgatatgaaaaataacgCCAATGTGTGTTTGCAATGGAATCTGTACttgattctttgtttctttttattttaattgtttgttgAAGTTTTGAGCATTATACTCAGGTGTATGATGTCACCTCGTTCATGGATGATCACCCCGGAGGCGATGAGGTTTTGCTGTCATCAACAGGTTGGTTCTGATACCTGTTCTGTAAAACCTCTTAAATTTTAGCTCGAAGAGCTTTTAGAGGAACCATGCCTGCCCTCTTGAACTCATTCTGTGTGTTACTTAACAGtataaaaacccaaattcaaCCACCTATTCCGAGTTACTTGCATGAACTCCTCTCATTTATTTTACAGGGAAAGATGCAACAAACGATTTTGAAGATGTGGGTCACAGCGATGATGCTAGAGAGATGATGGAAAAGTATGTCATTGGTGAGGTAGATGTAACAACAGTCCCAACAAAACGCCTCTATGTAGCACCAGGTTTGGGAGGAACAAACCCTAAAGACGATAAGCCTGGGTTTCTGATTAAGATCTTGCAGCTACTCGTGCCCCTCCTGATCTTGGGCTTGGCTCTTGCTGTCCGAACCTACACCAAGAAAGAGTAGAGGCTATGATTTATCAGGATCTACCCTTTTGAGGGGTTAGATGGGATTCAATCAGTTTAATTCTTAAAACACTCTTTTGTTTTATTCCTCCCTTGCATTGTGTTTGTGCCGAAGTTAGCTAGGGGTCCATAATTGAACCCATTGGTATTTATTTGGAACAGTTGGTCACTTGTAAGTGGTGACTGGACATGTCTGATTTTGTTGGTTGATAAACAGGAGCTTTCCACCTTTGAAACTTTCTTTCCATTGTTCTTTCTGTCGCAACGGGATAAATATTGGTTTTCATTATATCAGGAGGTACCTTGTAAACCGAAGGCATTGCAATGGGTGTGAAAATCTTTTCAAAAGCTGTGTAAAAGTCTCAACTGGATCTCTGCAATATCTGAATAAATTTCACATTTTCTATCTCTGCAATATCTGAATAAATTTCTACAGCGAAATTGCAACATTTTCGAACTATTTGGGACAATGGCACCATCTGGTTTGGGTTGAATTTGCTTTTGGAACCATTAGAAGATGCCCTCCTAGTTGAGGAAACAATTTGGGAATGATTAACATTTTCAATAAGGAACATTGATCAAAAATTCAGATCCCACCTGCTTGATACGATATGACAACGATTGTGAAGATCGTGttctgtattaaaaaaaaaatggtcatgTGAATCGCATATAAAGCTAAATAAATCTTTTCAAGCATGCCACTTGCCACTTCAACTAAGACTTGAAAGTGAGCAGCTAGGAGCATTGCTGAAGATGGATAACCTCCTTAGGGTATGTTTGGAGCAGAGCACAGGAAGGCTGGAAATATCTCCACAGAACAAagaccttgaaaaaaaaattgaagcataTAAATGGGCGACAAAATGGTCGATGAGCAGTCATCAGAAGGGTGTCTCTATCTTGTCATGAAGGTTCACCACCAGATTATGTGCGTCGTCGAGAAGTTTCCATACATCAAGTTGCCCGGACATGCTATTGCATTCCCTTAAGATCTCATCCGTGCTGCTATATTTCTCTAtgattaatttccttttctgtAACACAGAAGCCGCAATAGCATAAAGCAATAAATCCTCTGTTGGTGGTGCTCGCTGCCTTATCCTGCTCCATGCAGACTTTCCAATACCAGCTCTTATAGCTGCCTGATCTGCCCACATCACCTCCCAGAGGCAAATTGTCTGTTCAAATGTCAATTCTCTCCTGAACAGCACAACCACCATCctataaacaaaaaagcaaTCCTCAGCCTGGAGCTTCTCCAAGTGCCTGTAGAGGTGGGAGTCTTTGCACTTTATAATCTTGGAAACAATATTGAGTTGCCTTCGGATCCCCACTTCATCAAGCCTAAAATTATGCCTAGCCTTCCTCATGAAACCTACAAAACACCAGAAAGCTTCATGATCCTCTGTGACCACTGCAATTATTGGGGAAAGTAGATCACTCATGCCCTGGCAATACCCAATTTCAGGGTCATAGACTGCATAGGCTTCGAGAATAGCAACTAGTCTTGCAGCATGGAAAACTCTGCAGGGTTCCAGGTGATCATAGTCCTTCAACCCAACAGCCTCTGCAGCACGGCATGCTCTTAACTCTGAAACTGTTGCCTGCGATGGGGAATACGGAATCCATTCAGAATTGGCTCGCACTGCATCAACACGAATGATCCGCTGCCACGTGGCAAAATTTTCACCAGAGCATTGGTTTGGATGGAGATCAGTCCTAGAGGGAGAGATGTTCTCTTTCAAAGGCACATCAGGATCATTCTCTTCCCTGCCCTCAGATGAGTAGGAAGCCTGAATGACTTCAGGGTCTTCAGAAGAGTCTGAGTCAGAAGACTCGGTGTTTAGTGCAGAGGCATCAGTGTTT
The genomic region above belongs to Populus alba chromosome 12, ASM523922v2, whole genome shotgun sequence and contains:
- the LOC118046700 gene encoding rab GTPase-activating protein 22 isoform X2, which produces MFITSNSIPGGGIQLSDGGGGFWSELLVATPPSITTVAFTALAGTALFAALLYTTSRGRLKSPWSRRKRKHALTPRQWKSLFTSDGKPRDGGVKFLKKVRSGGIDPCIRAEVWPFLLGVYDLNSSTEEREIIRTQKRKEYEKFRRQCRQFLKRINECSKGTSETSCIEDSGSPTQESDSSSYEDVVSARESLSSEERSPDVEDSDDPSSALLEGDDVSGQATNTDASALNTESSDSDSSEDPEVIQASYSSEGREENDPDVPLKENISPSRTDLHPNQCSGENFATWQRIIRVDAVRANSEWIPYSPSQATVSELRACRAAEAVGLKDYDHLEPCRVFHAARLVAILEAYAVYDPEIGYCQGMSDLLSPIIAVVTEDHEAFWCFVGFMRKARHNFRLDEVGIRRQLNIVSKIIKCKDSHLYRHLEKLQAEDCFFVYRMVVVLFRRELTFEQTICLWEVMWADQAAIRAGIGKSAWSRIRQRAPPTEDLLLYAIAASVLQKRKLIIEKYSSTDEILRECNSMSGQLDVWKLLDDAHNLVVNLHDKIETPF
- the LOC118046700 gene encoding rab GTPase-activating protein 22 isoform X1, which encodes MKTLKRSPTSPSSSNSSSPPSSSSSSLSSSSWIHLRSVLFIVNSSSPAYCSSSSSSDRGRLKSPWSRRKRKHALTPRQWKSLFTSDGKPRDGGVKFLKKVRSGGIDPCIRAEVWPFLLGVYDLNSSTEEREIIRTQKRKEYEKFRRQCRQFLKRINECSKGTSETSCIEDSGSPTQESDSSSYEDVVSARESLSSEERSPDVEDSDDPSSALLEGDDVSGQATNTDASALNTESSDSDSSEDPEVIQASYSSEGREENDPDVPLKENISPSRTDLHPNQCSGENFATWQRIIRVDAVRANSEWIPYSPSQATVSELRACRAAEAVGLKDYDHLEPCRVFHAARLVAILEAYAVYDPEIGYCQGMSDLLSPIIAVVTEDHEAFWCFVGFMRKARHNFRLDEVGIRRQLNIVSKIIKCKDSHLYRHLEKLQAEDCFFVYRMVVVLFRRELTFEQTICLWEVMWADQAAIRAGIGKSAWSRIRQRAPPTEDLLLYAIAASVLQKRKLIIEKYSSTDEILRECNSMSGQLDVWKLLDDAHNLVVNLHDKIETPF
- the LOC118046701 gene encoding cytochrome b5, with amino-acid sequence MASSKVYLFDEISKHNKTKDCWLIISGKVYDVTSFMDDHPGGDEVLLSSTGKDATNDFEDVGHSDDAREMMEKYVIGEVDVTTVPTKRLYVAPGLGGTNPKDDKPGFLIKILQLLVPLLILGLALAVRTYTKKE